The following are encoded together in the Astyanax mexicanus isolate ESR-SI-001 chromosome 8, AstMex3_surface, whole genome shotgun sequence genome:
- the usp33 gene encoding ubiquitin carboxyl-terminal hydrolase 33: MPPGTSCDCPHLECVGEITKEELIQKSHGQCQDCKVGGPNLWACLENGCSYVGCGESHADHSTVHSQETRHNLTVNLTTLRVWCYACAKEVFLDRKLGPPNLLPSAVKPISPLQTPSQEPAAPGSPTSLRVPPAGACEDLDMETEEEDDLRTRGLTGLKNIGNTCYMNAALQALSNCPPLTQFFLECNGLVRTDKKPALCKSYQKLITDLWHKNRPSFVVPTNLFQGIKAVNPMFRGYSQQDSQEFLRCLMDQLHEELKEPVVEPEDQSPTVSVDDSPDEDERSRSESDFQSCESCSADSEGPRAPEEPDEAEMLIPDEEKANREWQKEKNLINNLYRAGSHGDLDKDVDTTNESRTIISSQGAIKQGKTADSNPEIQVSNNARPQSPSANEVIALKLSSSPPKSTPMWPSLSSAHKKVTSFAPPKSKRQRKHRSVISDVFDGTIVSSVQCLTCDRVSVTLENFQDISLPIPGKEDLAKLHSASHQTALVKAGSCGEAYAPQGWIAFVMEYIKSWFWGPVVTLQDCLAAFFARDELKGDNMYSCEKCKKLRNGVKFCKVQSLPEILCIHLKRFRHELMFSTKISTHVSFPLDGLDLQPFLAKDSSAQITTYDLLSVICHHGTASSGHYIAYCRNDLNQLWYEFDDQSVTEVSESCVQNAEAYVLFYKKSNEDAQKERRRVTALLNMMEPSLLQFYISRQWLNKFRTFAEPGPISNHDFLCAHGGVPPHKAAYIDDLVLMLPQNVWDHLYSKYGGGPAVNHLYVCHTCQTEIEKLEKRRKNELDMFVRLNKAFQEEESPVVIYCISMHWFREWEAFVKGKDNDPPGPIDNSKIAVNKNGHITLKQGADSGQISEETWNFLHSIHGGGPVVTVRPSVSHQEVDSSQAEEKIEMETRSV, from the exons ATGCCACCCGGCACAAGCTGCGACTGTCCGCACCTGGAGTGCGTCGGAGAGATCACTAAAGAGGAACTCATCCAGAAATCTCAT GGCCAGTGCCAGGACTGCAAAGTCGGGGGACCAAACCTCTGGGCCTGTCTGGAA aATGGCTGTTCATATGTTGGCTGTGGAGAATCTCATGCTGACCACAGCACCGTCCACTCTCAG GAGACGCGGCACAACCTGACTGTAAATCTGACTACGCTGAGGGTGTGGTGCTATGCCTGCGCCAAAGAGGTCTTCCTGGACAGGAAGCTTGGGCCTCCCAACCTGCTGCCCAGTGCTGTCAAACCCATCTCCCCTCTGCAGACCCCCAGCCAG GAACCTGCAGCTCCAGGCAGCCCAACATCTCTGAGGGTTCCCCCAGCTGGAGCCTGCGAGGACCTGGATATGGAGACTGAGGAGGAGGATGACTTGAGGACCAGAG GTCTGACTGGGCTAAAAAACATTGGCAACACCTGCTACATGAATGCTGCCCTACAGGCCCTCTCCAACTG tcctccCCTGACGCAGTTCTTCCTGGAGTGTAATGGTCTGGTCCGGACGGATAAGAAGCCGGCTCTGTGTAAAAGCTATCAGAAACTGATCACAGACCTGTGGCACAAAAACAG gCCTTCCTTTGTCGTCCCCACAAATCTGTTCCAGGGCATCAAAGCTGTCAATCCCATGTTTCGCGGATACTCCCAGCAG GACTCTCAGGAGTTCCTCCGATGTCTGATGGATCAGCTGCATGAGGAGCTGAAGGAGCCAGTAGTGGAGCCCGAGGACCAAAGTCCAACAGTGAGCGTGGACGACAGCCCGGACGAAGACGAACGCAGTCGCTCAGAAAGCGATTTCCAGTCCTGCGAGTCTTGCAGCGCCGACAGCGAGGGTCCCCGAGCTCCAGAGGAACCGGATGAGGCAGAGATGTTGATTCCGGACGAGGAGAAGGCTAACAGAGAGTGGCAGAAAGAAAAGAACCTCATTAACAATCTGTACCGTGCTGGATCCCACGGTGACCTGGACAAGGACGTTGACACAACTAATGAAAGCAGGACCATAATTAGCAGCCAGGGGGCCATCAAGCAGGGCAAGACTGCAG ATTCCAACCCTGAGATCCAGGTCAGCAACAATGCCCGTCCCCAGAGCCCGAGTGCCAACGAGGTAATCGCTCTCAAACTGTCCAGCAGTCCCCCAAAATCCACCCCCATGTGGCCTAGCTTGAGCTCAGCTCACAAGAAAG TGACCTCGTTTGCACCTCCAAAGAGCAAGCGCCAGAGGAAGCATCGCAGCGTCATCTCTGACGTGTTTGACGGCACCATCGTCAGTTCCGTGCAGTGCCTGACCTGCGACAGG GTGTCTGTGACCCTGGAGAACTTTCAGGACATCTCACTGCCCATCCCAGGGAAAGAGGACCTGGCCAAGCTGCACTCAGCTTCCCATCAGACTGCCCTGGTGAAGGCGGGGTCCTGTGGCGAGGCCTACGCCCCTCAGGGCTGGATTGCCTTCGTCATGGAGTACATTAAGAG CTGGTTCTGGGGTCCTGTGGTCACCCTTCAGGACTGTTTGGCTGCCTTCTTTGCACGAGACGAGCTGAAGG GGGATAACATGTACAGCTGTGAAAAGTGCAAGAA attACGAAACGGAGTGAAGTTCTGCAAAGTCCAGAGTTTGCCAGAG ATCTTGTGCATTCACCTGAAGCGCTTCCGACACGAGCTGATGTTCTCCACTAAGATCAGCACTCACGTCTCCTTCCCACTGGACGGTCTGGACCTGCAGCCTTTCCTGGCCAAGGACAGCTCGGCCCAGATCACCACCTACGACCTGTTGTCCGTCATCTGCCACCATGGCACGGCCAGCA GCGGCCACTACATTGCCTACTGCCGGAATGATCTGAACCAGCTGTGGTATGAATTTGATGACCAGAGCGTGACTGAGGTCTCGGAGTCCTGCGTTCAGAACGCTGAAGCCTACGTGCTCTTCTACAA GAAGAGCAACGAGGATGCTCAGAAGGAGAGGCGGAGGGTGACGGCGCTGCTCAACATGATGGAGCCCAGCCTGTTGCAGTTCTACATCTCGCGCCAGTGGCTCAACAAGTTCAGGACTTTCGCAGAGCCTGGTCCCATCTCCAACCACGACTTCCTGTGTGCTCATGGAG GTGTACCACCACATAAGGCTGCATACATCGATGATCTTGTTTTAATGCTCCCGCAAAACGTCTGGGACCACCTGTACAGCAA GTATGGAGGAGGCCCTGCTGTTAACCACTTGTACGTCTGCCACACCTGTCAGACGGAGATCGAGAAGCTGGAGAAGCGGCGGAAGAACGAGCTGGACATGTTCGTCCGG CTGAATAAGGCCTTCCAGGAGGAGGAGTCTCCGGTGGTTATTTACTGCATCAGCATGCACTGGTTCAGAGAATGGGAGGCTTTTGTCAAAGGCAAAGACAATG ATCCGCCAGGACCAATTGACAACTCTAAGATCGCTGTGAATAAGAACGGGCACATCACCCTCAAGCAAG GTGCAGATTCAGGCCAGATATCTGAGGAGACCTGGAACTTCCTCCACTCCATCCACGGAGGCGGACCAGTGGTGACAGTGCGGCCCAGCGTCAGCCACCAGGAGGTGGACAGCTCCCAGGCCGAGGAGAAGATCGAAATGGAGACACGCAGTGTGTAG